A window of Diabrotica virgifera virgifera chromosome 9, PGI_DIABVI_V3a contains these coding sequences:
- the LOC126891214 gene encoding probable serine/threonine-protein kinase DDB_G0283337, with protein MFPSGNLIGFRNGQPVYQQQNIQSDPINLQIPQATNNQLQWQPTMMKQPENAMNMNMPTMQQQYHTTPIQTVNTNQFSSQPVQQQMPTSSKNSANIEDRETHYMTSTSEDEEENQTNSKNAWQVMGSNKRKKIHNNKPNPSEIETEKGKKMETRLNKKQKETEERYSEEGIENVDEEISITETTIKESSTEMSTMDRILQMLQIQTEEINKKLNDNSQRQEENSRRQAEKNKKSIDENSKRQDLGFKQMEQRLEQHKEDLQMYLKQIKHEIEQKTKEISQTLEKHTKKLQNLEKHVEDRDEEIEDRFKKIDKKLLEVKTQHNTGERRQVIIYNGAENKVQFGGDIKKQHPVPFIRMLKNKKQGYEEFEEAKNMIRNHFKDGAALWFESKQNELQDWEEFERKFLRYYWGKEKQMVVNSELQNGKYDEKLGISEEKYALQVYASGKYLNYNYSEEQLVELIARHFDNTMEDYVTLQGYRDVDSLCQFLVVREARRKERRTRRQTENNGNNQTNRIHNYRPSHNANTYRYNGYRDNEGQRYTNNFHQNRYEQNRNGYQQSRFQNNGRNYNSQPYQPNTGRENFNRGNQYNNHNGQGREQNREINNLSLIREGEDEQGHQEIDNVEVESNRAGSSFRESTH; from the exons atgttCCCTTCGGGGAATCTTATTGGGTTCAGAAATGGACAACCAGTTTATCAACAACAAAACATACAGAGTGATCCAATAAATTTACAAATACCACAAGCAACCAATAACCAACTACAGTGGCAGCCAACAATGATGAAGCAACCAGAAAATGCAATGAACATGAATATGCCAACTATGCAACAACAGTATCATACAACTCCTATACAGACAGTAAATACCAACCAGTTCAGCTCTCAACCAGTTCAGCAGCAAATGCCGACATCAAGTAAAAATAGTGCAAATATCGAAGACAGAGAAACTCACTATATGACATCAACCAgtgaagatgaagaagaaaatcAGACAAACAGTAAAAACGCTTGGCAAGTCATGGGAAGcaataaaagaaagaaaatacataacaacaaaccaaatccaaGCGAAATTGAAACAG AAAAAGGAAAGAAAATGGAGACAAGactcaacaaaaaacaaaaggaAACAGAAGAACGTTATAGCGAGGAAGGAATAGAAAATGTAGACGAAGAAATTAGTATTACAGAAACAACAATCAAGGAGAGTAGCACAGAAATGTCAACAATGGATAGGATATTACAAATGCTACAGATACAGacagaagaaataaataaaaaattaaatgataACAGTCAAAGACAGGAAGAAAACAGTAGAAGACaagcagaaaaaaataaaaaaagtatagacgAAAACAGTAAACGACAAGATCTAGGTTTTAAACAAATGGAGCAGAGACTAGAACAGCATAAAGAGGATTTACAAATGTATTTAAAACAGATAAAACATGAAATAGAGCAGAAAACAAAGGAAATTAGCCAAACTTTAGAAAAACATACCAAGAAACTACAGAATTTGGAAAAACATGTAGAAGATAGAGACGAGGAAATAGaggatagatttaaaaaaatagataagAAACTATTGGAAGTAAAAACACAACATAATACTGGAGAAAGAAGACAAGTAATTATATACAATGGAGCAGAAAATAAGGtccaatttggcggggatataAAGAAACAGCACCCAGTCCCGTTTATTAGgatgcttaaaaataaaaaacaaggaTATGAAGAGTTTGAAGAGGCTAAGAATATGATAAGGAATCATTTTAAGGATGGAGCAGCATTATGGTTCGAGAGTAAGCAAAATGAGTTGCAAGATTGGGAAGAATTTGAAAGaaaatttttgagatattattGGGGAAAAGAGAAACAGATGGTCGTGAATAGTGAACTACAAAATGGGAAATATGATGAGAAACTAGGAATATCCGAAGAGAAATATGCATTGCAAGTATACGCCAGtgggaaatatttaaattataattattcggaAGAACAGCTAGTTGAATTGATAGCAAGACATTTTGACAATACAATGGAAGACTATGTCACCTTGCAAGGATATAGGGACGTGGACAGTTTATGCCAGTTCTTAGTTGTAAGAGAGGCTCGAAGAAAAGAAAGAAGGACACGTAGGCAAACGGAAAACAATGGGAACAACCAAACAAACCGAATACACAACTACAGACCGTCTCATAATGCAAATACATACCGATACAATGGATATAGGGATAACGAAGGACAAAGATATACAAACAATTTTCATCAAAATAGATATGAGCAGAATAGAAATGGATATCAGCAAAGTAGATTTCAAAACAATGGGAGAAATTATAACAGTCAACCATATCAGCCAAATACAGGAAGGGAAAATTTTAACAGAGGAAACCAATATAACAACCACAATGGACAAGGAAGAGAACAAAACAGAGAAATAAACAACCTAAGTTTAATCAGAGAAGGAGAAGATGAACAAGGACACCAAGAAATAGACAATGTGGAAGTAGAAAGCAATAGAGCAGGGTCGTCTTTTCGGGAGAGCACTCACTAA